TAGGAGAGGTCCGAGCTGTTTTGGGGTTTCTAGGTTATTATAGAACCTTCATACAAGACTTTTCAAGAATAGCCAGACCATTGTTCATGCTAATAGGGAGCCCTGGTGCATCCAGCCCGGGACCAGCATCAGCAGGGTCAAAAGCCAAGAGCAGGGGAACCAACGGAGGTCAGCTCCCATCCAAAGCACCTGTGCAGTGGACATCAGAACATAGCGCCGTGGTGTCTCGCCTTGTTGATATGTTGACCAGTCCACCGATTTTGGCCTACCCAGACTTCAATTTGCCCTTCATACTTCACACTGACGCCTCAAATGAAGGCCTGGGGGCAGTACTCTATCAACAACAGGGAGAAAAGCTCTGTGTCATTGCTTACGGTTCCAGAACGCTCACACCTGCAGAGAAGAATTACCACTTCCATTCGGGCAAGCTTGAGTTCCTGGCGTTGAAGTGGGCAATTTGTGATAAATTCAGGGATTATCTCTATTACGCACCCACCTTCACAGTGTACACAGATAATAATCCCCTTACTTATGTTTTGACCACATCTAAATTAAATGCAATGGGACATCGGTGGGTGGGTGAGTTGGCTGACTTCCACTTCGCCATAAAGTATCGACCAGGCAAGTCCAACACAGACGCTGACACCCTGTCTCGATACCCAGTACAACTCCCAGACCATCTTAGGGAGTACACAGAAATGGTGCCACCAGATGTAATCTCTGCAGTCTGGCAGGGTGACAAGGCAATGAACAATAGCGATGTACCATGGCTGGCTATACTCCATCTCACTTCAGGCACCAACAACACGTCCTCTGAAACCATCTCTGTTATCCCTCCAGAAAACATTTGTGCTGCCCAGGGGGAAGATGCACCTATTTGCGAGGtgataaatctgaaaaaaaggGTCTGGAATCCCAATGAAAAAGACAAGCGGCAAATGGGACGAGAGACACGCAGATTAGTACATGAATGGAACAGTCTCACACTTGACAGAGGTATATTATATAGACAGACAGGACAACGGAAACAACTGGTTCTCCCCAGTAAACTAAAGATGACAGTGCTAAAACACTTGCATGATGATATGGGACACATTGGTGCAGATAAAGTTATCAACTTGGCTAGAGAGAGGTTTTATTGGCCTTTCATGCAGCAAGATATTGAAAACTATGTAATTCGCCAGGGTCATTGTATCAAGCAAAAACGACCAACTATTCCAGAGAGAGCACCAATGGAGTCAATCACAACGAGTGCCCCTTTTGAGCTCATCTCTGTTGATTACCTCCATCTGGAACCTAGTAAAGGGGGCTATGAGTACATTCTAGTTTTGGTAGATCACTTTACTCGATTTTCACAAGCCTTCCCAACTAAGAACAACTCAGGTAGAACTGCAGCTGAAAAGATTTTCTATGATTTCATTCCACGCTTCGGGTATCCTGAGAAGCTACATCACGACCAGGGCCAGGAGTTCAAGAACAGTCTCTTCCAGAGACTTCAGCAGTTGGCAGGAGTAGCCCACTCTCGAACCACCCCTTATCACCCGCAAGGGAATCCTGTGGAACGCCTGAATCGGACACTTCTGCAGATGCTTCGTACTCTGCATGAGGAGAAAAAGTCTGAGTGGAAGGATCATTTACAGCATATTGTTCACGCGTACAATTGTACGAGACACGAAGCAACAGGCTATTcacctttttttctcttatatGGTAGAAATCCATGCTTGCCTGTTGATCTGCTTTTTGACCTGAGCCCTGAACGGGAACAACAGTCCACACAAGTGTATGCACAGAAGTGGGCTTCTCGAATGCAGGAGGCATATAAGATCGCCTCAGAAAACAATAAGAAGTGCTTAATGAAAGGGTAGAAATATTATGACCACCATGTTAAAGGCATTGTACTGCAGCCGGGGGATCGAGTGCTTGTCAGAAACCTGTCAGAACGAGGTGGTCCAGGAAAACTTCGCTCTTACTGGGAAAAGAGGGTCCATCGTGTTATTGAGAGAATTGGAGATGGACCAGTGTACCGAGTTCAGCCAGAGACAGGTGACAAACTACTACGTGTCTTGCATCGAAATTTGCTATTAGCAGTAAATGACTTGCCTTTGGAGGAAGATGAGCAGAATAAACAGATGCAAAAAGGGAGGCGGAAACAGGGAAGTAGACAGACACATGAAAATGAGACGAAGGAGCAGAAGTCAGACCAttctgatgaagaggaggaataCACTTACTGCCTCAGAACTGTACCGGTGTATGAAAAGAGGGAAATCAGACCTCCATTGCCTCAGATAACACCGAACTGTGAGCTGAGAGCTGTAGCTCCAGAGTTCTGGCCTATGACACCACCAGCTGAGGCAATTGACAGGCAGTACCAAAGAATGCCTCACTCTGTGGTCATCCCAGAGCCAGAACAACCTCCAGCACCTATTGGAACACCACCACTTGAAGAACAGGCGAATCAAGAGAACAATGATGTTGGGGAGGAGGCTGACCTGGAGGAACACGGGGATGATGGAGAAGCTGCTACAGCAGGACCGTCAGATGAGAACGTGACGGTGAGAAGATCAACTCGAGTTGTGAAACCTCCAGAAATGTTCACATATCACCATCTTGGGCAGCCTTCATACCAGCCCTGGAGACCAGGGGCTAATATGATGTTTACCTATGTTTCTTACCCCTCACCAGCCTACCCCACTTTTTCTGCATGTTACCACCCCACACTCACATGGACGTATTGAGCATGTGACATGACATGTAAACCATAGCAGACTGAATACTTTTCAGACTTTTGACATTTACACAGTAGTGTTTGCTTAGTTCCAGATGTCCGGAGACATCTCTTAAAGTAGGGGAGAGTGTAGCAGGTTGGATTTGCTGTATGTTTAGTTGGATAGAAACAAGACACCcctctattttttttgttaattgtgaACTAGTAGCTGTGTATTTAGTACCTACTCTGGTGTAGTGGCATTTTTATGACAGTAGAGGGCGCCACTGCTGGGTGGATTCACTGGGAGGAACATTGGTTAGCGACCTAGCTGAGTGCTTCAGTATTAAACGAGCACTGGCTTTGGCAAGACGTTTATGTCTGTTCCTCTTCATTAATCCACAGGTACTGTCAAACTTTATATATTCATGCTCCGGGTTGTGTAAACATCAATGgatgcaaaatgtgtttgtgatgatTTTCGTGCCATTCTGAGACGTGTTAGATGTATTTGGAGTTAGTAAGTAACAGGAGGAAGTTGTATATTTCCTACCGACATCCGTATGGTTAGCTGTAGTATCATCGCATTGTATTAACCGAGAGGCAGTGTGAATGCTCTGTAACGGGGAAATatatgttttgaatgttttttaaaaagtgctgatTAGCTTAGTTTGGGTACTTATAAGAACTGCATTGTTACGTTATGGGTGTTGTAGAGAAGCATGATTGTAGTGACCCCCTGCCGCCATTATATGGACAATAAGACCAAATGGCGCCAGCGAACACATTAGAGAAACCATATCGATGTTAAAATCCAGAACAATTGGTTAAATGTGGGATATGTCATGAATGTGTACCTGTATCTATGTTTTAAGGAAATTCAACATTAGTTAAAgtattttccttattttggcACATTGAGGTACATGTTTATACAGTTTTTCATCTCGCTTAATTTAACTGTACTTTTTCTGTTGATGTGATTATGTTAATGAAACATTATTGAAAGAAATTCAGTATTAAACGAGCACTGGCTTTTGCAAGACGTTTATGTCTGTTCCTCTTCATTAATCCACAGGCCTTAAGGCTTGTGTATCACTTGCTGCCGGCACGGATTTCCCCTAGGTCTGGCGCCGGTAACACTGACAGTATAGAGGTCATCAGGACCTCGGAGCGTCTCCGTAGGTCCAGCAGAGAGGAGGTTTCCCTCAGAGTCCAGCCACAACACCTCTGGCTCTGCATACCAGCCTTTACTCTCACAGTCCAGCTCCACTGctcctctgctgtttctgctgatcTTAGTTATGACGGGTGAGGAGACAGAACCTGGGGATGGGACAGAAGAAAAAGCTTCATTAAACGTGAAATGCTGATAATAATGTGGATATGTAGTCACGGAGGcaaagctaaatgctaacatgctccAAATGACAGTGTGAACACGCTGGAGTTCAGCAGCTATAATGTTCAACACGTTCACCGTATTAGTTTAGCATGTGCTAAAGCACCACACACCAAGTA
The window above is part of the Mastacembelus armatus chromosome 18, fMasArm1.2, whole genome shotgun sequence genome. Proteins encoded here:
- the LOC113141750 gene encoding butyrophilin subfamily 2 member A2-like, coding for MKTADRRRPVTKTGSVSSPVITKISRNSRGAVELDCESKGWYAEPEVLWLDSEGNLLSAGPTETLRGPDDLYTVSVTGARPRGNPCRQQVIHKP